In a genomic window of Hydrogenobacter sp.:
- a CDS encoding TrpB-like pyridoxal-phosphate dependent enzyme (catalyzes the formation of L-tryptophan from indole and L-serine) — MKILLSEEEIPKSWFNITPYLPRPLDPPIDPQTGKPVNPEKLLAIFPEPIVEQEVSDEEWINVPEDVLKVYSLWRPTPLHRARNLEEYLQTPAKIFYKNESVSPPGSHKPNTAVAQAYY, encoded by the coding sequence ATGAAGATTTTGCTATCGGAGGAGGAGATACCCAAAAGCTGGTTTAACATTACTCCATACCTTCCAAGACCTTTAGATCCCCCTATTGATCCCCAAACTGGTAAGCCAGTAAATCCGGAAAAGCTTCTCGCCATATTTCCCGAACCTATAGTGGAGCAGGAAGTTTCCGATGAAGAGTGGATAAATGTGCCTGAGGATGTCCTCAAAGTTTACTCTTTGTGGAGACCTACACCTCTTCATAGAGCGAGAAATCTGGAAGAGTACCTTCAAACACCTGCAAAGATCTTTTACAAAAATGAGAGTGTATCACCGCCGGGAAGCCACAAACCAAACACTGCTGTAGCTCAAGCCTATTACA
- a CDS encoding helix-turn-helix domain-containing protein, with the protein MSECPIEVTLSVIGGKWKFLIIKELMDGPKRFSQLMRSIKGITQRMLTKQLRELEQDGIINRILYPQVPPKVEYALTPIGKELRNVLLSLHSWGTLYVEKKGKSVSSSCEARLLYNGDEEVKDEDFAIGGGDTQKLV; encoded by the coding sequence ATGAGCGAGTGTCCCATTGAAGTGACACTTAGCGTAATAGGAGGAAAGTGGAAGTTTCTGATCATCAAAGAGCTTATGGATGGACCAAAAAGGTTCTCTCAGCTTATGAGATCCATAAAGGGCATAACCCAGAGGATGCTTACCAAACAGCTTAGGGAACTTGAGCAGGATGGCATAATAAACAGGATACTTTATCCTCAAGTGCCTCCAAAGGTTGAGTATGCTCTCACACCCATAGGCAAAGAGCTAAGGAATGTACTTCTTTCTCTCCACAGTTGGGGTACTCTATACGTGGAGAAAAAAGGTAAGAGCGTAAGTTCAAGCTGTGAAGCGAGATTGTTATATAATGGAGATGAGGAGGTAAAGGATGAAGATTTTGCTATCGGAGGAGGAGATACCCAAAAGCTGGTTTAA
- the namA gene encoding NADPH dehydrogenase NamA — protein MSVFSQLTIRGVTLKNRIVVSPMCMYSSEDGFSNEWHLVHLGSRAVGGAGLIFTEATAVEPRGRISPVDLGIYKDEHVEGLKRIVDFCHNFGSKVGVQLAHAGRKAEDYAPWERDERKVKGSKHAIAPSPIPYGKDWHVPKEMNEEDIQSVQKAFEEAAKRAVSAGFDIIEVHAAHGYLIHEFLSPLSNRRSDIYGGSLENRERFLVEIVRKIRKVIPDSMPLFVRLSCVDHVEGGWNLEDSIHLAKRLKDEGCDVIDCSSGGIVEDEKVQAYPSFQVPYAERIKKEVGIMTMSVGLITTYEQAEDIIDNSRADLVAMAREFLRDPYLPMRWAKAHGIKPQVPRQYIRAWL, from the coding sequence ATGAGCGTCTTTTCTCAGCTCACCATTCGCGGTGTTACTCTAAAGAATAGGATAGTTGTATCACCTATGTGCATGTACTCTTCGGAAGATGGTTTTTCTAATGAGTGGCATCTGGTTCATTTAGGCTCAAGAGCTGTGGGTGGTGCTGGGCTTATATTTACCGAGGCTACAGCGGTAGAACCAAGAGGCAGGATCTCCCCTGTTGATCTTGGTATTTACAAGGACGAGCATGTAGAAGGACTCAAAAGGATAGTGGATTTTTGCCATAACTTTGGATCTAAAGTAGGAGTGCAGCTCGCTCATGCAGGCAGAAAGGCTGAGGACTATGCACCATGGGAAAGAGATGAAAGGAAAGTGAAAGGTTCAAAACACGCAATAGCACCAAGCCCTATACCTTACGGTAAAGATTGGCATGTGCCAAAGGAGATGAACGAGGAAGATATACAGAGCGTGCAAAAAGCCTTTGAAGAGGCTGCAAAGAGAGCAGTCTCTGCAGGCTTTGATATCATTGAAGTTCATGCTGCACACGGTTATCTCATTCACGAATTCCTCTCTCCTCTTTCTAACAGGAGAAGCGATATATACGGAGGAAGCTTAGAAAACAGAGAAAGATTTTTGGTAGAGATAGTGCGAAAGATAAGGAAAGTAATACCTGACAGCATGCCACTCTTTGTAAGACTTTCATGCGTTGATCACGTGGAAGGTGGCTGGAACTTAGAAGATAGCATACATTTGGCGAAAAGGTTAAAAGATGAGGGCTGTGATGTGATAGATTGCTCCTCGGGAGGTATAGTGGAGGATGAGAAAGTTCAGGCATACCCGAGCTTTCAAGTGCCTTACGCTGAAAGGATAAAAAAGGAGGTTGGTATAATGACGATGAGCGTAGGTTTAATAACAACTTACGAGCAGGCTGAAGACATAATAGACAACTCAAGGGCTGATCTCGTGGCAATGGCAAGGGAATTTTTGAGAGATCCCTACCTACCCATGAGGTGGGCAAAAGCTCATGGAATAAAGCCTCAAGTCCCAAGACAGTATATAAGAGCGTGGTTATAA
- a CDS encoding (2Fe-2S)-binding protein yields the protein MFELYVNGKQYKVDADEKTPLLWVIREHIGLTGTKFGCGKGICGACSVLLEGNPIRSCITPVSSAHKKRITTIEGIPSSHPIKRAWIELEVPQCGYCQPGQIVEAYALLKRNPRASTEEIVSVMSSHLCRCGTYGRILKAVQRAQKLMGVKS from the coding sequence ATGTTTGAACTGTATGTTAATGGTAAGCAGTATAAGGTTGACGCAGATGAAAAAACCCCCCTTCTGTGGGTTATAAGGGAACATATTGGGCTTACAGGAACAAAATTTGGCTGTGGAAAGGGTATATGCGGTGCATGCAGTGTGCTTTTGGAAGGAAATCCTATCAGATCCTGTATAACACCTGTCAGCTCAGCTCACAAAAAGAGAATAACCACCATAGAAGGCATACCCTCCAGCCATCCCATCAAGAGAGCATGGATAGAGCTTGAAGTTCCTCAATGTGGTTACTGTCAGCCTGGACAGATAGTGGAAGCTTACGCTCTTTTAAAGAGAAATCCCAGAGCAAGTACGGAAGAAATCGTCTCCGTGATGTCCTCCCACCTTTGTAGGTGTGGGACTTATGGGAGAATACTAAAAGCTGTACAAAGAGCGCAAAAACTTATGGGGGTCAAATCATGA
- a CDS encoding xanthine dehydrogenase family protein molybdopterin-binding subunit, with protein MIDRREFLKVGSLGIGIFLIPNGFRLLKASEVSQLQPVLWASITKDNYLTLLINKSEMGQGVYTGLAMIVADELDFPWKRVKVRSAPAGNVYIDKKMGAQLTGGSTSVRNMYEFLRLLGASMKDMLLTSASKEWKVPKDKLVAHAGYITDGKKKLSYGELWEKAIKLPVPKNPKLKDPSEFVYIGKGVPRIDTPDKVEGKAVFGIDVRVKDMVYAVVERPPYFGAKVKSYDASLTKQLSGVLDVFPVSSGVAVCAKTFESALSGREKLRVEWTQSPLDGFDDDKLYSYYLEMLKKSGAIARRDGDPEGKLASSGIKVESLYVLPYLYHATMEPMACVADVRDDRCIVYAPIQAQTWALKVAKEVTGLPEDKIEVYTTYLGGGFGRKSNVEFVKEAVEISRRIKKPVKLIYTREDDAKSGWYRPMNATLLKGAIDKNGKLIALYHKIAVPAVFEWAGRPSKIDRAAVEGIENMFYDIPNVHVEFVKVDLPIPVWFWRSVGSTHNAFTLETFIDRLARAGKRDPVDLRLEMLKNHERAQKVIEVVAQKAGWGKKPKYGEAMGMAYHFSFGSHVAQVVEVSLNKETGQVKVHRVVCAIDIGPVVVHPDLLISQVESAINMGLSAALKERVSFSKKGPQSLNFDTYPLLTMAESPQVEVHIVKGEGPMGGVGEPGLPPVAPAVANALLWGYGIEVNRLPMTPEYVKSLL; from the coding sequence ATGATAGATAGGAGAGAGTTTTTAAAAGTGGGCAGTTTAGGTATAGGTATCTTTCTGATACCTAATGGCTTTAGGCTTTTAAAGGCATCCGAAGTTTCACAACTTCAGCCAGTTCTTTGGGCAAGCATAACAAAGGATAATTACCTGACTTTACTTATAAACAAATCAGAAATGGGTCAGGGTGTATATACAGGTCTTGCCATGATAGTAGCTGACGAACTTGACTTTCCATGGAAAAGGGTGAAAGTGCGATCAGCTCCTGCGGGTAACGTTTATATAGATAAAAAGATGGGCGCACAGCTCACAGGTGGTAGTACGAGCGTGAGGAACATGTATGAATTTTTACGGCTTTTGGGAGCATCTATGAAAGACATGCTCCTTACGAGCGCCTCAAAAGAGTGGAAAGTACCTAAGGATAAGCTTGTTGCACATGCCGGATATATCACTGATGGAAAAAAGAAATTGAGCTACGGTGAACTTTGGGAAAAGGCTATTAAACTGCCTGTACCAAAGAACCCCAAACTGAAAGATCCTTCCGAATTTGTGTATATAGGTAAAGGAGTTCCGAGGATAGACACGCCTGATAAAGTGGAAGGTAAAGCTGTATTCGGTATAGATGTGAGAGTCAAAGACATGGTTTACGCTGTAGTAGAGAGACCCCCCTATTTTGGTGCTAAGGTAAAATCTTACGATGCATCATTGACAAAGCAGCTAAGCGGTGTTCTTGATGTATTCCCCGTATCTTCTGGTGTGGCTGTATGTGCAAAAACCTTTGAGTCTGCGCTTTCTGGAAGGGAGAAGCTGCGTGTAGAGTGGACACAGAGTCCTTTAGACGGCTTTGATGATGATAAACTATACAGTTACTATCTTGAAATGCTCAAAAAGAGTGGAGCGATTGCAAGGAGAGATGGTGACCCCGAAGGGAAACTCGCTAGCTCAGGTATAAAAGTGGAATCCCTTTATGTGCTTCCTTATCTGTATCATGCCACTATGGAGCCTATGGCTTGTGTAGCTGACGTAAGGGATGATAGATGTATCGTATACGCACCTATTCAAGCTCAAACGTGGGCTTTAAAAGTAGCGAAGGAAGTCACCGGTTTACCTGAGGACAAAATAGAGGTTTATACCACGTATCTTGGAGGAGGATTCGGTAGAAAATCCAATGTAGAATTTGTAAAGGAAGCTGTGGAGATATCAAGAAGGATCAAAAAACCTGTAAAGCTCATATACACAAGGGAAGATGATGCAAAATCTGGTTGGTACAGACCTATGAATGCTACACTACTCAAGGGAGCGATTGACAAAAATGGTAAACTGATAGCCCTTTATCATAAAATAGCCGTTCCCGCCGTATTTGAGTGGGCTGGAAGACCTTCAAAAATAGACAGAGCAGCTGTGGAAGGTATAGAGAATATGTTTTACGATATACCTAACGTGCATGTAGAATTTGTTAAGGTTGATTTACCTATTCCTGTATGGTTTTGGAGGTCCGTAGGAAGTACGCATAATGCCTTTACACTTGAAACGTTCATTGATAGGCTTGCCAGAGCTGGTAAAAGAGATCCAGTAGATCTGAGACTTGAAATGCTAAAAAATCATGAAAGGGCGCAGAAAGTTATAGAAGTTGTAGCTCAAAAGGCAGGATGGGGCAAAAAACCCAAATACGGAGAAGCTATGGGTATGGCTTATCACTTTTCCTTTGGCAGTCATGTAGCGCAGGTAGTGGAAGTTTCACTTAATAAAGAAACGGGACAGGTAAAGGTGCATAGAGTAGTATGCGCAATAGACATTGGTCCCGTTGTTGTCCATCCCGATCTACTCATCTCACAAGTGGAGAGTGCTATAAATATGGGACTTAGCGCCGCGCTCAAAGAAAGAGTTAGCTTTTCAAAGAAAGGACCTCAGAGCCTCAACTTTGACACTTACCCACTTCTTACTATGGCTGAATCTCCGCAGGTGGAAGTTCACATAGTTAAAGGGGAAGGTCCGATGGGAGGAGTTGGTGAACCAGGGCTTCCTCCTGTAGCTCCTGCAGTTGCTAACGCACTACTTTGGGGATACGGTATAGAAGTTAATAGACTTCCTATGACACCTGAGTATGTAAAGAGCCTTCTCTGA
- a CDS encoding aldo/keto reductase, giving the protein MVEYVSIPKTDIKVSRVGIGTWAIGGWMWGGTDTENAIKALLRAFDMGLNLVDTAPVYGFGLSEEIVGKAIKEYGKRDKVVIATKVGLEWTPDGKVCRNASKGRIFKELEESLKRLRTDYIDIYQVHWPDPKVPFEETAEAMLKLYEDGKIRAIGVSNYSPKQMDVFKSIAPLHVCQPPYNLFERDIEKDVLPYCEREGILMLFYGAICRGLLSGKINKKTMFEGDDLRKIDPKFQEPLFSQYLSTVEELDKFARERYSKRVIHLAVRWLLDKSQLGVALWGIRRSQQLDDIPAVFGWRITSQDMQLIDEILKSHIKQAVGPEFMAPPVTC; this is encoded by the coding sequence ATGGTTGAATACGTGAGTATACCAAAAACGGATATTAAAGTATCCAGAGTGGGCATAGGTACATGGGCGATAGGGGGGTGGATGTGGGGTGGTACAGACACAGAAAACGCAATAAAAGCACTTTTGAGAGCTTTTGATATGGGATTGAATCTTGTAGATACAGCACCGGTTTACGGATTTGGACTTTCAGAGGAGATAGTTGGTAAGGCTATAAAGGAATATGGAAAAAGGGATAAGGTGGTAATAGCCACAAAAGTCGGATTAGAGTGGACCCCTGACGGTAAGGTATGTAGAAACGCGAGTAAAGGTAGGATATTTAAAGAGCTTGAGGAATCCCTTAAGAGGCTTAGGACGGATTACATAGATATATACCAGGTGCATTGGCCTGACCCTAAAGTACCTTTTGAGGAAACAGCTGAAGCCATGCTCAAGCTTTACGAAGATGGAAAAATAAGAGCTATAGGCGTAAGCAATTACTCTCCTAAACAGATGGATGTTTTTAAGAGCATTGCGCCCCTTCACGTATGTCAACCACCTTACAATCTCTTTGAGAGAGATATAGAAAAAGATGTTTTACCCTACTGCGAACGAGAGGGTATACTTATGTTATTTTATGGAGCTATATGCAGAGGGCTTCTCAGCGGAAAGATAAATAAAAAAACGATGTTTGAAGGTGATGACCTCAGAAAAATAGATCCCAAGTTTCAGGAACCTCTCTTTTCTCAGTATCTGTCTACTGTGGAAGAACTTGATAAGTTTGCAAGAGAGAGATATAGTAAGCGTGTAATACACCTTGCTGTTAGGTGGCTTTTAGATAAAAGCCAGCTTGGTGTAGCTTTATGGGGTATTAGAAGATCTCAGCAGTTGGATGATATACCTGCAGTCTTTGGATGGAGGATCACATCACAGGACATGCAACTGATAGACGAGATACTTAAAAGCCATATTAAACAGGCTGTAGGACCTGAGTTTATGGCACCTCCTGTAACTTGCTGA